A region from the Cryptosporangium arvum DSM 44712 genome encodes:
- a CDS encoding RNA polymerase sigma factor translates to MSAQSIHQHARPAADRVRTPDRVLSRRAGLGDRKAFALVVTRYGPGLYRYIFRLLDNPSDAEDILQETFLDAWKGRGGFRGDAALQTWLFTLARRRVYAHYRHAPEVGHRGHVDVDDVIDRLPARDADPAGTHQRHDLLVALDLALRMLPPRQRSVWLLREIEGFTYVQIATVMAVTPDAVRGLLERARAALVITLKEWR, encoded by the coding sequence TTGTCGGCGCAGTCGATACATCAGCACGCGCGGCCGGCCGCGGACCGCGTCCGGACGCCCGACCGGGTACTGTCCCGGCGCGCCGGGCTGGGCGACCGGAAAGCCTTCGCCCTCGTCGTGACCCGGTATGGACCCGGGCTCTACCGCTACATCTTCCGGCTGCTCGACAATCCGTCCGATGCCGAGGACATCCTGCAGGAGACGTTCCTCGACGCCTGGAAGGGCCGGGGCGGCTTCCGCGGCGACGCCGCGCTTCAGACGTGGTTGTTCACGCTTGCTCGTCGACGGGTGTATGCGCACTACCGGCACGCGCCCGAGGTGGGGCATCGCGGTCACGTCGACGTCGACGACGTCATCGACCGGCTTCCCGCGCGTGATGCCGACCCGGCCGGAACCCACCAGCGACACGATCTTCTCGTCGCCCTCGATCTGGCCCTGCGGATGCTGCCGCCGCGGCAACGGTCGGTCTGGCTCCTGCGGGAGATCGAAGGATTCACCTACGTCCAGATAGCGACCGTCATGGCTGTCACTCCCGATGCCGTACGCGGACTGCTCGAACGAGCCCGCGCCGCGCTGGTGATCACCTTGAAGGAGTGGCGTTGA
- a CDS encoding Asp23/Gls24 family envelope stress response protein translates to MTESTTITPTKTNDRPGNLATRDQGLQTTQGTTSIADTVVSKIAGIAAKDVSGVYSLGGGGSRAMSAVRERIPGGRVNHSQGVSVEVGETQAAVDIDMVAEYGVAIADLASGVRRNVIASIERMTGLDVTEVNIAVADIHLPEDDEDDDTDRTPRVQ, encoded by the coding sequence ATGACGGAGTCGACGACCATCACCCCGACGAAGACGAACGACCGGCCCGGGAACCTGGCCACCCGGGACCAGGGTCTGCAGACCACGCAGGGCACCACCTCGATCGCGGACACCGTGGTGTCCAAGATCGCCGGGATCGCCGCGAAGGACGTCTCCGGCGTGTACTCGCTGGGTGGTGGGGGATCGCGGGCCATGAGCGCCGTGCGCGAACGGATCCCGGGCGGCCGGGTCAACCACTCGCAGGGTGTGTCGGTCGAAGTCGGCGAGACGCAGGCCGCGGTCGACATCGACATGGTCGCCGAGTACGGCGTCGCGATCGCGGATCTCGCATCCGGCGTGCGGCGCAACGTGATCGCGTCGATCGAGCGGATGACCGGCCTGGACGTCACCGAGGTCAACATCGCGGTCGCCGACATCCACCTGCCCGAGGACGACGAGGACGACGACACCGACCGCACCCCGCGGGTGCAGTGA
- a CDS encoding DUF2273 domain-containing protein, with translation MSYSAVGLFAGLLLALITATAGFAWFLLAVLFAAVGYAVGAHLEGRVNLTGLVPGRSRG, from the coding sequence ATGTCCTATTCCGCCGTCGGCCTGTTCGCCGGGCTCCTACTCGCCTTGATCACCGCCACCGCCGGGTTCGCGTGGTTCCTGCTCGCCGTGTTGTTCGCGGCCGTCGGCTACGCCGTCGGCGCTCACCTGGAAGGCCGGGTCAACCTCACCGGTCTGGTCCCGGGACGTAGTCGTGGCTGA
- a CDS encoding Asp23/Gls24 family envelope stress response protein — MADRPVAGPASADDEPGGRGRLVIEDRAVQRIAEAAATRVVGVVPAAQSVGALSSALGRAYPRVDCDVAAGRVRADVEIVALWPTPAAHLGEQVRDAVTDQLHRLAGLQVDAVDVTIADLVRVAAPARRRVR; from the coding sequence GTGGCTGACCGCCCCGTCGCCGGCCCCGCTTCCGCCGACGACGAGCCCGGGGGGCGCGGCCGCCTGGTCATCGAGGACCGTGCCGTGCAGCGCATCGCCGAGGCCGCCGCCACGCGGGTGGTCGGCGTGGTTCCGGCCGCGCAGAGCGTCGGCGCGCTGAGTTCGGCGTTGGGGCGCGCCTACCCGCGGGTGGACTGCGACGTCGCCGCCGGTCGGGTCCGCGCCGACGTCGAGATCGTCGCCCTCTGGCCGACCCCCGCCGCCCACCTGGGTGAACAGGTCAGAGACGCCGTCACCGACCAGCTCCATCGGCTGGCCGGACTGCAGGTGGACGCCGTCGACGTCACCATCGCCGACCTCGTCCGGGTGGCGGCACCCGCGCGCAGGAGAGTCCGATGA
- a CDS encoding DUF6286 domain-containing protein, translating into MTIAPEPAMRAARQQTGAGRIGAVGPVFAILLTATGVVLLHDALSEVDSAPGRTWLAALADGLDGFSAQWWLIPAGVAVALIGMWLIVAALRPRSRRSLAVVSETGVFLRTRDVARLASAAADDVDGVLAAHSVAGRRSVTVTVDSDVPGIADRVRETVDRRLDALVEPMAVKVRVRSHFQPRKGD; encoded by the coding sequence ATGACCATCGCACCCGAACCAGCCATGCGCGCCGCGCGGCAGCAGACCGGGGCCGGGCGCATCGGCGCCGTCGGCCCCGTGTTCGCGATCCTGCTCACCGCGACCGGCGTGGTTCTCCTCCACGACGCGCTCTCCGAGGTCGACAGCGCGCCCGGCCGGACCTGGCTGGCGGCGCTCGCCGACGGCCTCGACGGGTTCAGCGCGCAGTGGTGGCTGATTCCCGCCGGGGTCGCCGTCGCGCTGATCGGCATGTGGTTGATCGTCGCCGCGCTGCGGCCACGGTCACGCCGTAGCCTCGCGGTCGTGTCCGAGACCGGGGTGTTTCTCCGCACCCGCGACGTTGCCCGGCTGGCTTCCGCCGCGGCCGACGACGTCGACGGCGTGCTGGCCGCGCATTCCGTGGCCGGCCGGCGATCGGTCACCGTCACCGTCGACTCGGACGTTCCCGGCATCGCCGACCGTGTCCGGGAGACGGTCGACCGGCGACTGGACGCACTTGTCGAACCGATGGCCGTGAAGGTCCGGGTCCGTTCGCACTTCCAGCCTCGGAAAGGCGACTGA
- a CDS encoding alpha/beta fold hydrolase: MIISTMPGDRADGRIATPAGTLAYTTAGIGEPVLLVHGLGGTRRTWRHLIDSLAATHTVIAVDLPGHGQSDPPAGDYSLGAHASALRDLLVALGYSRATLVGHSLGGGVALQFAYQFPERVDRLVLISSGGLGAEVTPMLRAATLPGAAAVVAGLGRIPAGVTRRVLPVISVVPGMIARQDARAVAEDVRGMARAGHRQAFLRTARSVIDWRGQTVSASRQLGLLAELPVLVAWGGRDRTIPTHHHRTLVQRLPDARSLEIATAGHYPHETAPGQLLPAIHTFLRTTERYRYDERHWRRLSIRAGG, translated from the coding sequence GTGATCATTTCTACGATGCCCGGCGACCGCGCGGACGGTCGCATCGCGACGCCCGCCGGCACCCTCGCGTACACCACAGCCGGAATAGGCGAACCGGTGCTGCTGGTCCACGGGCTGGGGGGAACCCGGCGAACCTGGCGCCACCTGATCGACTCGCTGGCGGCCACTCACACCGTGATCGCCGTCGATCTCCCCGGCCACGGGCAGTCCGATCCGCCCGCCGGTGACTACTCCCTCGGCGCCCACGCGTCCGCGCTGCGTGACCTGCTCGTCGCGCTGGGGTACTCCCGGGCCACGCTCGTCGGGCACAGCCTCGGGGGCGGCGTCGCGCTGCAGTTCGCCTACCAGTTCCCCGAGCGCGTCGACCGGCTCGTGCTGATCAGCAGCGGAGGTCTGGGGGCCGAGGTGACACCGATGCTGCGCGCCGCGACGCTGCCCGGCGCCGCGGCCGTGGTGGCCGGCCTCGGCCGGATCCCGGCCGGCGTGACCCGCCGGGTCCTGCCCGTTATCTCCGTCGTGCCGGGCATGATCGCTCGCCAGGACGCTCGCGCGGTGGCCGAGGACGTCCGCGGGATGGCCCGGGCCGGTCACCGTCAAGCGTTCCTGCGCACGGCGCGCTCGGTCATCGACTGGCGAGGTCAGACGGTCAGCGCGAGCCGTCAGCTCGGTCTTCTCGCCGAGCTTCCGGTCCTGGTCGCCTGGGGCGGCCGCGACCGCACGATCCCGACGCACCACCACCGGACGCTCGTCCAGCGGCTGCCCGACGCGCGATCGCTGGAGATCGCGACGGCCGGGCACTATCCGCACGAGACCGCGCCCGGCCAGCTTCTCCCGGCGATCCACACGTTCCTGCGCACCACCGAGCGCTACCGCTACGACGAGCGACACTGGCGCCGGCTGTCGATCCGGGCCGGCGGTTGA